In Pyricularia oryzae 70-15 chromosome 2, whole genome shotgun sequence, one genomic interval encodes:
- a CDS encoding versicolorin reductase, producing the protein MAPSADITSSGPSDASKPLAGKVALVTGAGRGIGRGIAIELGRRGASVVVNYGSSSKAAEEVVAELKKLGAQGVAIQADISKPSEVVALFDKAVSHFGGLDFVMSNSGMEVWCDELEVTQELFDKVFNLNTRGQFFVAQQGLKHCRRGGRIILTSSIAAVMTGIPNHALYAGSKAAVEGFCRAFAVDCGAKGVTVNCIAPGGVKTDMFDENSWHYAPGGYKGMPQEKIDEGLANMNPLKRIGYPADIGRAVSALCQEESEWINGQVIKLTGGGI; encoded by the exons atggcTCCCTCCGCAGACATCACCAGCTCTGGTCCCAGTGACGCCTCCAAGCCCCTCGCTGGCAAGGTTGCCCTGGTCACGGGTGCCGGCCGTGGCATCGGACGTGGTATCGCCATCGAGCTGGGCCGTCGCGGCGCCTCGGTCGTTGTCAACTACGGTAGCAGCAGcaaggccgccgaggaggtCGTCGCGGAGCTCAAGAAGCTCGGTGCCCAGGGAGTCGCCATCCAGGCCGACATCAGCAAGCCGTCCGAGGTGGTCGCCCTCTTCGACAAGGCCGTGTCGCACTTTGGCGGGCTCGACTTTGTCATGTCCAACAGCGGCATGGAGGTCTGGTGCGACGAGCTCGAGGTGACGCAGGAGCTGTTCGACAAGGTCTTCAACCTCAACACCAGGGGCCAATTCTTTGTCGCCCAGCAGGGTCTCAAGCACtgccgccgcggcggccgcATCATCCTGACGTCGTCCATCGCCGCCGTCATGACTGGCATCCCCAACCACGCCCTGTACGCGGGCTCCAAGGCCGCTGTTGAGGGTTTCTGCCGTGCATTTGCCGTCGACTGCGGCGCCAAGGGCGTCACCGTCAACTGCATCGCCCCCGGCGGCGTCAAGACCGACATGTTTGACGAGAACTCGTGGCACTACGCCCCGGGTGGCTACAAGGGCATGCCCCAGGAGAAGATCGACGAGGGTCTGGCAAACATGAATCCGCTCAAGAGGATAGGATACCCGGCCGACATTGGTCGTGCCGTCTCGGCCCTTTGCCAGGAGGAGAGTGAATGGATCAACG GCCAAGTTATCAAGTTGACCGGTGGTGGTATCTAA
- a CDS encoding transcription factor Cmr1, with the protein MFCAYCGQKFTRKEHLERHIPTHTNVKPHRCTACGISFGRRDLLTRHYQAYHEARDPMEPIPGSAPPVAGRTPIACQNCANAKTGCDKRVPCSRCAEKNLDCAARYARRSSKAAVRAAQASAAFHNSQIPNPTTTMHHQPHPHHHNHVQVVNPAMMEIDPAMPKQESLVQTPEGVEPQALMETSRLHTSPQQKSPLTSHHQSPLEFPSPHPRQEGMEDFMHLSTEFPGTESHYNDLMIWPDYPLDLEMYPSQIPMTRPDLAVQPFADLGSEISSTSEPMATSSSRGSTHTRGTSILSSAEFETSMKPADLAAAINTPAGSSIAEFEVVIAAEAAWPLARCNPPIYSNTCPRTAIVHLECLEQKSKVEGTWSSLEKYMEQVDWDAADLSSVVPITSRTRDKMLAITQGFLHKALDIHRGGITGFSNQGHHRPGDFNFIVLPPTKILEYFLRSYIRTLSPYYSLSLGSCVDPNEMLRDNHASTLLVLLMIAQGAAAVPMAEARYLSTGLVETCRISLFDIIEKNVELSADPTALRCALLFTLLGAWSGDKWLMDISMGQRGMYMSMVKHAGMMDSQPPMIPVFTNSTSTELEWRAWCHRESQNRLVYNWVMMDQELSLFHDTAPLISISDLLCPLPGPDELWTAPNSEVWLSSVQSLYGGNNVNVNPQLLSTPSPTPSLSDLFRSFLHDNLTPGKNSLSPQHLRLLLHPLQSLLCHLRQMLSCFPDIPSTRRTTTRTVTRASTLSRLEEVQALLQKWYELSMEFSKESPDCPITRCNMVLYHLISLNAVTNFPEVERLARREGFDGSYWELSMRHKMCIYQREEAVFHCGQVLRLVRSMPQDRRPVWWSAAVYRAVLILWADSMARLDPTLKREDTVGPSSTPAAAATPGPLVPVDQVTPENPAVIAYLWNREGVALLTRNDGRSVSLDNPAEVLAYGVKEIEEAVSIRFSDGIKRKLAALAQNWSVGSPLAGSS; encoded by the exons ATGTTTTGTGCATACTGTGGACAGAAGTTTACTCGCAAGGAGCATCTAGAAAGGCACATTCCGACCC ATACGAATGTGAAGCCTCACAGATGTACAGCCTGCGGCATCTCATTCGGCCGGAG GGACCTGCTCACGAGGCACTACCAAGCATACCACGAGGCCAGAGATCCAATGGAGCCGATACCAGGGAGCGCACCGCCAGTTGCGGGACGCACGCCGATTGCTTGCCAAAACTGCGCAAACGCAAAGACGGGGTGCGACAAGAGGGTGCCATGCTCGAGATGTGCTGAGAAGAACCTCGACTGCGCGGCAAGGTACGCGCGGAGGTCTTCGAAAGCCGCTGTTCGGGCGGCGCAGGCGAGCGCAGCCTTTCACAACAGCCAAATACCAAATCCGACGACGACCATGCACCACCAGCCGCACCCACACCACCACAATCACGTACAGGTAGTCAACCCCGCCATGATGGAGATTGACCCTGCCATGCCCAAGCAGGAATCTTTGGTCCAGACCCCGGAAGGGGTGGAACCACAAGCACTCATGGAGACTTCTCGCCTTCACACCAGCCCGCAGCAAAAATCGCCATTGACTTCACACCATCAAAGTCCCTTAGAGTTTCCGTCACCGCACCCTCGACAGGAAGGAATGGAAGACTTTATGCACCTGAGCACCGAATTTCCCGGCACAGAATCTCACTACAACGACCTAATGATATGGCCCGACTATCCTTTGGACCTCGAAATGTACCCCAGCCAAATTCCAATGACCCGACCAGATCTGGCCGTGCAGCCCTTTGCTGATCTGGGAAGCGAGATCTCATCAACTTCGGAACCCATGGCAACATCATCCTCGCGAGGTTCCACACACACGCGCGGGACTAGCATTTTGTCGTCGGCAGAATTCGAGACTTCAATGAAGCCAGCCGATCTAGCAGCAGCCATCAACACCCCCGCCGGCAGCTCAATAGCAGAGTTCGAGGTTGTCATAGCCGCCGAGGCAGCGTGGCCATTAGCAAGATGCAACCCACCCATTTATTCCAACACGTGTCCACGAACAGCAATTGTACACCTAGAGTGTCTCGAACAGAAATCCAAGGTGGAGGGAACCTGGAGCTCGTTGGAAAAGTACATGGAGCAAGTCGACTGGGATGCGGCAGATCTGTCCTCTGTAGTGCCCATCACCTCTAGGACGCGGGATAAGATGCTTGCCATCAcgcaggggtttttgcacaAGGCACTTGACATTCACCGCGGCGGCATCACTGGTTTCTCCAACCAGGGTCACCACCGCCCTGGTGACTTTAACTTTATCGTCCTGCCCCCCACCAAGATCCTCGAGTATTTCCTGCGCAGCTACATTCGCACTCTTTCCCCGTACTACTCACTCTCCCTCGGCAGCTGTGTCGATCCAAATGAGATGCTGCGCGACAACCATGCTTCCACTCTGTTGGTGCTTCTCATGATTGCCCAAGGCGCAGCAGCCGTGCCAATGGCCGAGGCGCGCTACCTCTCAACCGGCTTGGTAGAAACTTGCCGCATCTCGCTCTTTGACATTATTGAGAAGAACGTCGAGTTGTCAGCCGACCCCACAGCGCTCAGGTGTGCCCTTCTCTTTACGTTGCTCGGAGCATGGAGCGGCGACAAGTGGCTCATGGATATCTCAATGGGCCAAAGGGGCATGTATATGTCCATGGTCAAGCATGCTGGCATGATGGACTCTCAGCCGCCCATGATTCCAGTCTTTACAAACTCAACCAGCACTGAGTTGGAGTGGAGGGCCTGGTGCCACCGCGAATCTCAGAATAG acTTGTGTACAATTGGGTAATGATGGATCAGGAGCTTAGTCTCTTCCATGACACCGCTCCCTTGATTTCGATAAGCGACCTTTTGTGCCCGCTCCCAGGACCTGACGAGCTTTGGACGGCGCCCAACTCCGAGGTCTGGCTATCGTCGGTCCAGTCCCTCTACGGTGGCAACAACGTCAACGTCAACCCGCAACTACTATCCACGCCATCTCCTACCCCGTCGCTATCCGATCTGTTCCGGAGCTTCTTACATGATAACTTGACGCCTGGCAAGAACAGCCTTTCACCACAACACCTTCGGCTTTTACTACACCCATTACAGTCACTCCTCTGCCACCTGAGGCAGATGCTGTCATGTTTTCCCGACATTCCATCGACGCGACGCACCACAACTCGTACCGTCACTAGGGCCTCTACGCTTTCCAGGCTTGAGGAGGTGCAGGCCTTGTTGCAAAAGTGGTATGAGCTGTCGATGGAATTCTCAAAGGAGAGCCCCGACTGTCCCATCACCCGCTGCAACATGGTACTCTATCATCTCATCTCCCTCAATGCCGTGACAAACTTCCCAGAGGTGGAGCGCCTCGCCCGTCGCGAGGGCTTTGACGGGTCCTACTGGGAGTTGTCCATGCGCCACAAGATGTGCATCTACCAGCGGGAGGAAGCCGTGTTCCACTGCGGACAGGTCCTCAGGCTTGTTCGATCGATGCCCCAGGACCGCCGACCAGTGTGGTGGAGCGCGGCTGTATACCGTGCCGTCCTGATCCTGTGGGCCGACTCGATGGCCAGGCTAGATCCCACCCTCAAGCGCGAGGACACGGTCGGACCCTCGTCGAcccccgccgctgctgccaccCCAGGGCCTCTAGTCCCCGTTGACCAAGTGACTCCCGAGAACCCAGCGGTGATTGCTTACCTCTGGAACAGGGAGGGCGTTGCGCTCCTTACCAGAAACGACGGGAGATCCGTGAGCCTCGACAACCCAGCAGAGGTGCTTGCTTACGGAGTCAAGGAGATTGAAGAGGCCGTGAGCATACGCTTCAGCGACGGGATCAAAAGAAAGCTCGCCGCCTTGGCCCAAAACTGGAGTGTCGGTTCGCCCTTGGCTGGGTCTTCATGA
- a CDS encoding transcription factor: MSASAKPRQPRLRASCDGCFLAKVKCSKARPICSRCLACGIECRYSPSTRAGKPKSGHNLNQHQNSSANDISGLSPVGDDKTMMFNTHVHGPGLYRIDTGWNTPPGVMNGLTPLLGVDERAAREAEMMAAASATDIYTASMPWTPPNDLNPTTHFGDTPAMVAPIPQSHHARSQSFDITMPTNMSQWTDHQSTHDMFGYSQTHIPTPSSMANYFPSPSSTPTLRPQVRAKAASTNSINTSGNGATPCGCFTGCLQSLQALHNASSPSSPPFDVVLALNRKAVDACATILACTNCMSRSGTHTAAMLIATVMGKITAGYKSAAQNYFDSSSPTNIMATTGGGGSNGTSASTSPVALSINSMSGNLGNLGGCLGVSLGAYQVNAEDGRWLELEILARELRKLEEVYARFRDISTDLSEDPEVSRVMISYLGQTLGSTVEVVVNHRKDNMGFV, translated from the coding sequence ATGTCAGCCTCTGCAAAGCCTAGACAGCCTCGCCTGAGGGCTTCCTGCGATGGTTGCTTCCTCGCCAAGGTCAAGTGCTCCAAGGCAAGGCCCATATGCTCTCGTTGCCTGGCATGCGGCATCGAGTGCCGTTACTCGCCTTCCACAAGGGCGGGCAAGCCCAAGTCGGGCCACAACTTGAACCAACACCAGAACTCGTCGGCAAACGACATTTCGGGTCTTTCCCCAGTTGGTGACGACAAGACAATGATGTTTAACACACATGTACATGGTCCTGGTCTTTACAGGATAGATACAGGTTGGAACACGCCGCCAGGTGTCATGAATGGACTCACTCCATTACTCGGCGTCGACGAAAGAGCTGCGAGGGAGGCGGAAATGATGGCAGCGGCAAGTGCGACAGATATCTACACGGCCAGTATGCCCTGGACACCACCCAATGACCTCAACCCGACCACGCATTTTGGCGACACCCCCGCAATGGTAGCACCGATACCCCAAAGCCACCATGCTAGGTCGCAATCTTTCGACATTACGATGCCTACCAATATGTCACAGTGGACAGACCACCAGTCAACGCACGATATGTTTGGATATAGCCAAACCCACATCCCCACGCCCTCGAGCATGGCAAACTACTTCCCGAGCCCGTCTTCGACACCTACCCTCAGGCCGCAGGTTCGCGCCAAGGCAGCATCGACAAACTCGATCAATACAAGCGGCAACGGCGCTACACCCTGCGGATGCTTTACAGGATGCCTGCAGTCGTTGCAGGCACTACACAACGCCTCGTCGCCGTCATCCCCACCTTTTGATGTGGTTTTGGCTTTGAACCGCAAGGCGGTGGATGCCTGCGCAACTATCCTGGCCTGCACGAACTGCATGAGCCGTTCTGGGACCCACACGGCTGCAATGCTCATCGCGACAGTCATGGGCAAAATCACGGCCGGCTACAAGAGTGCGGCCCAGAACTACTttgacagcagcagccctACCAACATTATGGCCACCacgggcggcggtggcagcaATGGCACATCTGCCAGTACCAGCCCGGTAGCACTCAGCATCAACAGTATGAGCGGCAACCTGGGAAACCTTGGTGGGTGTTTGGGAGTTAGTCTCGGAGCATATCAAGTAAACGCCGAGGATGGGAGGTGGCTTGAGCTTGAAATATTGGCGCGGGAGCTGCGCAAACTGGAAGAGGTCTATGCCCGGTTCCGGGATATTTCTACGGACCTGTCAGAGGATCCCGAGGTCTCGAGGGTGATGATTTCATATCTTGGCCAAACACTGGGGTCAACTGTCGAGGTGGTAGTGAACCACCGAAAGGATAATATGGGGTTTGTATAG